In Coleofasciculus sp. FACHB-T130, the DNA window GATTTTCAGCGATTGGGGTGACGATTTTGCCGACGTTTTCCGTTCCCTGCTCCACGAAGCGCACAGCCGCAGATCCAACCGTTTCTCCTACGGCAGTAGTCGTGCTAGTAACGTTTTCAGCAGTAGACTGCAATGTATCAGAAGCCAATTTAGCAAACTGAATTGCTGTAGCGATCGCTTCACTCATTGGGTCTGTGCCTGAACCTTCTTTGCCTGGTACTACCATAGATTTTGGTAACTTTTAAACTTTAGACTGACACCTACTTTACAAAAAGCAAAGACTCCGTAGCCTCTATCCTCTGATAGTGATTGAATCTTCTGAAAGTCTGAAATTCAGTACTCAGTCTCATCGCTCAGTTTTTTACAGATACCAGTTTTTGGAAGTTTAGAACAATAAGCGATCGCGTTTTCTCTGCTAGATTTCGGTGCTGGAGGCGATCGCTTTGAAATAACTGCCACGCTTCAGCAACTTTAGAACAAACCCAAAGTCAGGGATTTGTCAATCGGTAAAGTAGCACCAATTCCTAGCCAGAGTGTAACTAAGGTACCCACTAAGAAAACAACTGTGGCAACTGGGCGACGGAATGGGTTTTGGAACTTGTTAACGTTTTCGATGAAAGGAATTACGATTAAGCCCAAGGGAATCGAAGCATTGAGTACAACTCCCAATAGTTTGTTAGGAACAACGCGAAATATTTGAAACGTTGGGTAGAGATACCACTCTGGCAAAATCTCTTGAGGAGTCGCAAAAGGATTTGCCGGTTCTCCTACCATCGCCGGATCGAGAACTGCCAGCCCTACACACAATGCAATGGTTCCTAAAATCACTACTGGAAAAATATAAAGCAGATCGTTAGGCCAAGCTGGTTCTCCATAGTAGTTATGCCCCATCCCTTGAGCTAGCTTTGCCCGCAGTTTTGGATCGCTCAGATCGGGTTTCTTCTTGATTCCTGTCATATCACAAACTCCACTGCTGCCATGTAAAGCGAGTTATTTGCTTATGGCTGTTCAGTTTAGCGATCGCTTGATATTGCTGTCTTGCCTATTCTTCTGAAAATGTTCTAATCTTCCAAAAATTTTAGAGAGCGTCT includes these proteins:
- the petD gene encoding cytochrome b6-f complex subunit IV → MTGIKKKPDLSDPKLRAKLAQGMGHNYYGEPAWPNDLLYIFPVVILGTIALCVGLAVLDPAMVGEPANPFATPQEILPEWYLYPTFQIFRVVPNKLLGVVLNASIPLGLIVIPFIENVNKFQNPFRRPVATVVFLVGTLVTLWLGIGATLPIDKSLTLGLF